A genomic segment from Phormidium ambiguum IAM M-71 encodes:
- a CDS encoding dihydrolipoyl dehydrogenase family protein: MFDYDLVVIGGSPAGIYAAVKATHSNARVALVASPLLGSTWSESSSKYNKALTHIGKVARILKEATVFGFSETQQLNGSLEFGEILKWAKGVVASLDENYSPAVLASLGVDVVFGEGEFCRHEPNFALAVKDQYLRSRKYLIATNSTPIIPEIEGLESAGYLTPDSIWQLANAELPKSLIIIGNDPVGVELAQIFSRLGTKVSLVVSSSHILTKEDTEAALLIQSQLEAEGIQVFTEYHVTQVRWLQGKKWIQLGNKAIDADEILIAAEFQPDTTALNLDAVGVKCNSHGIIVNSKLQTTNHRIYACGDMLGGYRFPHIANYEAQIALKNLLSVSVSQVDYRYIPWAIFSDPELARVGLTEKQAKHRYGDDILVTRRHFKMIDKAQISGETTGFCKVITLANGEILGAHIVGPEASELIHVFALAMQQKLKIQAIAHLIPVFPTLSEINCQTATDWQYYQSLSNSSKQNFWEGFVNLVRSWFN, encoded by the coding sequence ATGTTTGATTATGATTTAGTGGTAATTGGTGGTAGTCCGGCTGGAATTTATGCGGCTGTGAAAGCCACTCATTCTAATGCTCGTGTTGCTTTGGTCGCTTCCCCATTATTGGGTTCTACTTGGTCGGAATCTAGTTCTAAATATAATAAAGCTCTTACTCATATAGGAAAAGTTGCACGAATTTTAAAGGAGGCGACAGTATTTGGTTTTTCGGAAACTCAACAACTAAATGGCAGTTTAGAATTTGGTGAAATTCTCAAGTGGGCTAAAGGAGTTGTTGCTAGTTTAGATGAAAATTATTCTCCGGCTGTGTTGGCTTCTTTAGGAGTAGATGTAGTTTTTGGAGAAGGAGAATTTTGTCGTCACGAACCGAATTTCGCGTTGGCGGTGAAAGACCAATATTTGCGATCGCGCAAGTATTTAATTGCTACTAATTCTACTCCGATTATTCCTGAAATCGAAGGTTTAGAAAGTGCGGGTTATCTTACTCCTGATAGCATTTGGCAATTAGCTAATGCTGAGTTACCAAAAAGTTTAATTATTATTGGTAACGATCCGGTAGGAGTGGAACTGGCACAAATTTTTTCTCGATTGGGAACAAAAGTTTCTCTAGTAGTCAGTAGTTCCCATATTTTAACTAAGGAAGATACAGAAGCTGCTCTGTTAATTCAGTCGCAATTAGAAGCGGAAGGAATTCAAGTTTTTACAGAATATCATGTAACTCAAGTTAGATGGTTACAAGGTAAAAAGTGGATTCAATTGGGAAATAAAGCGATCGATGCTGATGAAATTTTAATTGCTGCCGAATTCCAGCCTGATACGACGGCTTTAAATTTAGATGCTGTGGGTGTTAAGTGTAATAGTCATGGAATTATAGTTAATTCAAAACTCCAAACTACTAATCATCGGATTTATGCTTGTGGTGATATGTTAGGTGGTTATCGCTTTCCTCATATTGCTAATTATGAGGCGCAAATAGCTTTAAAAAATCTCCTTAGTGTTTCTGTTTCTCAGGTTGATTATCGCTATATTCCTTGGGCAATTTTTTCCGATCCTGAATTGGCAAGGGTAGGTTTAACGGAAAAGCAAGCTAAACATCGTTATGGTGATGATATTTTAGTGACTCGTCGCCATTTTAAAATGATTGATAAAGCTCAAATTAGTGGCGAAACGACGGGTTTTTGTAAAGTTATTACTCTTGCTAATGGGGAAATTCTCGGCGCTCACATTGTTGGCCCGGAAGCTAGCGAGCTAATTCATGTATTTGCTTTGGCGATGCAACAAAAGCTAAAAATTCAGGCGATCGCTCATCTGATTCCTGTTTTTCCAACTTTATCCGAAATTAACTGCCAAACTGCTACTGATTGGCAATATTACCAATCATTGTCAAACTCCTCTAAACAAAACTTCTGGGAAGGCTTTGTAAATTTAGTTCGCTCCTGGTTTAATTAA
- the cobD gene encoding threonine-phosphate decarboxylase CobD, with product MFNRPLHGGNIAWAAALIGCSPDAILDFSASINPLGPPESAIAAIKSHLPNLPAYPDPDYYQLRITLSEVHQVPSDWILPGNGSAELLTWAGWDLSELDRTFLVTPAFNDYWRALRAFNARVVECPLLSAAGEFVSLEFLDWKKQTLASLNNGLLLNNPHNPTGKLFLKETILPLLKMFALVVVDEAFMDFLPPDREQSLIPLVHEFPNLVILRSLTKFYSLPGLRLGYAIAHPERLKRWQARRDPWPVNVLAAAAAQAAIADTVFQRQTWDWLQVSGMKLFQGLAELPGLNPYESAANFLLVKSAVSSCLLQEKLLQESQILIRDCVSFPELGDRYFRVAVRSQIDNQRLISGLAKILL from the coding sequence TTGTTCAATCGACCACTGCATGGGGGGAATATTGCCTGGGCAGCTGCACTGATAGGCTGTTCCCCTGATGCGATTTTAGATTTTTCCGCCAGTATCAATCCTTTAGGCCCGCCTGAGTCAGCGATCGCTGCGATTAAGTCGCATTTACCAAATCTGCCAGCTTATCCTGACCCGGATTATTATCAGCTAAGGATAACTTTGTCAGAGGTACATCAAGTGCCTTCTGACTGGATTCTTCCGGGTAATGGTTCAGCAGAGTTACTGACTTGGGCTGGTTGGGATTTGTCAGAGTTGGATCGGACTTTTCTAGTCACACCAGCTTTTAATGATTACTGGCGGGCTTTGCGGGCATTTAATGCCAGAGTTGTGGAATGTCCGTTGTTGAGTGCAGCAGGAGAGTTTGTCAGTCTGGAGTTTCTGGATTGGAAAAAACAAACTCTCGCTTCGCTCAACAATGGTTTGTTGTTAAATAATCCGCACAATCCTACAGGTAAATTGTTTTTAAAAGAAACAATTTTGCCCTTGTTGAAAATGTTTGCTTTGGTGGTGGTAGATGAAGCTTTTATGGATTTTTTGCCACCAGATCGAGAGCAAAGTTTAATTCCTTTAGTGCATGAGTTTCCGAATTTGGTTATTCTGCGAAGTTTGACCAAATTCTACAGTTTACCAGGTCTGCGATTGGGGTATGCGATCGCTCATCCCGAACGATTGAAACGTTGGCAGGCTAGGCGCGATCCTTGGCCCGTCAATGTTTTAGCGGCGGCGGCGGCTCAGGCTGCGATCGCAGATACAGTTTTTCAACGGCAAACTTGGGATTGGTTACAAGTATCTGGCATGAAATTATTTCAAGGTTTAGCCGAACTTCCTGGTTTAAACCCTTACGAAAGTGCAGCCAATTTTTTGTTAGTAAAATCTGCGGTGTCTAGTTGCTTACTTCAGGAAAAGTTACTCCAAGAAAGTCAAATTTTGATTCGTGATTGTGTGAGTTTTCCCGAATTAGGCGATCGCTATTTTCGCGTTGCAGTCCGATCGCAAATAGATAACCAACGTCTGATTAGTGGATTAGCCAAAATTCTATTATAA
- a CDS encoding HU family DNA-binding protein — MNKGELVDVIAEKANVTKKQADAVLTAALEAIVDAVSAGDKVTLVGFGSFEPRQRKAREGRNPKTGDKMEIPETRVPAFSPGKLFKEKVAPQ, encoded by the coding sequence ATGAACAAAGGTGAATTAGTTGACGTAATAGCTGAAAAAGCTAATGTAACCAAGAAACAAGCTGATGCTGTACTGACCGCAGCTTTGGAAGCGATCGTAGATGCGGTTTCTGCTGGTGATAAGGTAACGCTGGTGGGTTTTGGTTCTTTTGAACCACGTCAACGGAAAGCTCGTGAAGGCCGAAATCCGAAAACTGGCGATAAAATGGAAATTCCAGAAACCAGAGTTCCGGCTTTTTCTCCAGGTAAACTGTTTAAGGAAAAAGTCGCACCTCAATAA